The sequence below is a genomic window from Lolium perenne isolate Kyuss_39 chromosome 7, Kyuss_2.0, whole genome shotgun sequence.
GAAAAGGTTTTTGCGGACGGAGGTTAGGTGTACCTTGCATCCGAGGGAGCAGAAGCGGAAGGGGTCGAGCAGCGCGCGTCCGCAGATCTCGCAGTTGTAGGGCGAGGCGGCGGCCTTGcccgcggcggcgccggcgccgcgcGGCTGGGGCCGCTCGTTGAGGAAGAGGACCCTGGCGCTGTTGATGACGTAGGTCTGCACGCCGGCGATGTCGAGGACGTCCTCCACCTCCGTGACGCGCACCACGTCGTGGTAGGAGGAGCGCCGTATCTGCAGCAGCGCCCAATGCCGGCCGTCCCGGGGAACAGCGAGCCGTCAAGACGCGAGCTTTTTCTTGCCAATCGAGtcggagaaggaaaagaaatgagaGGCAAATGGTTTTGGCACCTGGATGACCCGGTGGGACGCGTGGCGGTGGGAGCGGCAGTAGTAGCAGAATGCGGCGGGCGTGGCGCGGCAGTCGATGCAGAACATGTTGGTCTCGTTGCGCGGCGAGCCCGGGTGCGCGGCGCAGGCGAGGAAGAAGCGGGTGCCCAGCAGCGCCTCCAGCCAGCCGGGCACGCCGCCCGCCGACCCCGACCCCGCCGCCGCGCTCTCGTCGGCCGCCTCCGGCGGCGCCACCCGccgcatcatcatgcccgccgccgccgatccgcaATGCCGCAATGCCGCCGCGCCTCTCCTTCTTTCCCCGGGGGAGCAGGCCGGCGGAGAGAgtgggggaggaggaggaaaagTTTGGGGGAGAGGGAGAAGGAGAAGTAGAGAGCGGCGTTTGGTGTTTTGGTTTGGTGGCTACTCCCTGTCTAGCCTTGGGCGGCGTGTTAATTGTTGCGCGTTGCCTTCTCCGCTCTCTCCGTTTCCGTGGCCGCTCACGTGCGCCGCGGCTGCTCTGCCTCTCCCCGTTTGAGTGTGCCGGCGAGAAGCTGAAAGTAACTGAAGCCGTCTGTCAGAAAAAAGCAGAAGTTTCCACACACAGCGATGTGGATTCTTCTTCTCGGCCGAGTCCAGTCGAGCAGGAAGAGGAGTACACGCGTGGACATGATTGGGGGCCGTCTGATCATGATTGGGCAGCGATCCCGACGCATGTTCTCCTGATGGAGAGAGCTGCTGAATGATCTGATGGTCACACGCACTGTCGGCCAGAGGCCCCTCTCCTCTGCAGAGCTGTGAAGCATGCAGCACCTGATTTGCAATTCCATACCATGGCAGAATTGCAGCGACAGACAAGGAACCTTTGCGCGCTGTTGCTGGCCAGATGTACAAAGCTGCTTTGATCGATCTTGCCGTAAAGCTACCTAGCCATCTACCCGTTTCATCCATCCATCCATTCTTTCAGCTAAGCAAAGCAAAGACCACAGTAGTAGCGAGAAAAAGAAAGTGGCTAGCTTTCAGGAGGATTTATCGGGCTTCTTTCTAGTAGAGTAAGAAAATCACATTCCACATGCAGGGCGAGTTTGGTTTTTCTACGGAGCCAATGCCATGTTCAGCCAGCATTGCATTGCTCCTACCAGACGCATCCGGCTGACCCGATGAGCCGGAAGCCTATGCTTGCTTACAAGCAAGCAGAACCCAGCTTGCTCAATTTGCTCCTTCCTCATGCCCTGCCTAGCTAGCCAGCTTGTTTGCTTCGGCTACCTAGCTTCCTTTCGCGCTGTCTCTTTAAAAGGTTGCACGTTGCAAGCATTTCTTTATCTTCTCTTCCGGTGCACGGCCGGATTAATGTAGTACGTTTCTGACTCAGGAAGCTTAGTAATTACAAAAGTTAATTTGGACTTCAGCTGCCCGACTTTATAAATAAAGACACACGGTTGGAACTGATACAAGGTGGAGAAAAAATTCTCATACAAGCAAGTCGACCCAAAACAAAACCGACATGCAAGATGGCCGCGAGCCACCAACTCGAAGCCGAACATGAGAAATAGGAGAAGACATACCTAAATTGAGGTGACCTAGACTACCGAACAAGCCGAAGTCGAACAAGTTGCTTCCATgccaaaatgatgactccaacgcGATGCACCCAGATGGAACCTGAGCTCCCTGGCGATGCCCCCAAAAGGGTAGCGGCGTGACTCGTCGCCGCCGAGCCGGTCTGGGCTAGAGTAGGCTTGGCCAAATCCGATGGTGATGGTAGCAATTTTCTCGCGAGCTTTGTGCTACCGGTGCAGTATCGGTTGATCGGACCCCATCGATGGCTCTGGTCACCTCCCCGCCTTGTAAAGTGTTTGGGGTTGTCCCTTCGGTTAAGTCCACGGTCAAGGTTCGTGACGGTGGTGGAATATCGGTATTGCAATGCCTTTCGATGGTGTTGGCAGAAACTCCACGTAGTTATGTCACGCCGTTAGCCACGTGAGTCTCGTGTATGCGTTGTTCTATCGGCGGAGTAACCCCTTCAACTATGCCAACTTCACTCGTAGATCCTATACTCCTTGCCTGCGAGCTAGTGGTTAATTGCCATGGAAGCAGGTGATGGTGCTGCAATCTGCAAGGTCTTGGGATACCCTTCCATGGCATCAGTGACAACTCCTCAAGGCACTGTCTAGCATGTACTCCTGATGATGTAGTCATGCAAGCACTttgagggctcctttgatttagagTATTTGtaaaggaattgtgtaggatttggatcCTATGGGAAATTCTCCTATACAAATTGTTTGATTAATAGGAACACATCCAATAGAAAATAATccaataggaatcttgtagtgtaaatcctataggaaaaaaccattaggtcatacctcatggaaaaatttatTTCCTACAATCAAACACACTTTATCTTCTCATAGGATTCAAATGCATATGACATCTCAACCCTTTGcttttcctattcctatgtttttcctatcctatgaattAAATGAGCCCTGATAGTGCTtctcaagtgcacatttgctgccCATCCCCGCATTGTGTGTTGGTGTGCGTTGTTTTTATTTTGTCTTCCCCTCAATTCCTCCGTGTGAATTGTGGTTCAGTTGAACCCACCATGTAATAGGCGGCAAAACCTTATATGAAAAAAATGGAATACGATTCAGGTGGCGGATTTTCTCCCTCACGGTGACCATTTAAAAAAATGTCAGAGGCATGTCCGTAAAATAGAACTCAGTGATCGTAACCTTGAATCACTGTAAGATAATTGAGTAATCATGACGATACATCACAGTAAGATATGAGGATCATATCATTTTTGTGGGGTTGGAGGGCCGGCGCTAATGACACGAATCCAATTGAATTAACGCCATTGCTGCATCCATCGTCATGATGACCAGTATTCACATAGCATGCTGACTGTATCTATATGTACGTACGTGTATGTGCACAGCGCAGCACACAACACACAGGGACCACAGCGATCGGTATGTGACCGGCCGGCTGCTAAATACCAAGGGAAGCCCCCATCCAGCACATCTTCTCTTTAATTATCAACCAAAAGGGACCAAGGAAGCTTCACCGCACTTGAACAGACTTTTGATCCATGCACGACTTGAAGAAGGTAGGTAGGTATATATGCATCCCTACTGAAAAGACTAAAAACAATAGTAGGTCCAGTTTGCAAAAGCAAATTTAGAAGGCTAGAAGCCATATATATTAACAAAGCATATTTACAAAGTATGAGACATACAAGAACACCACTCACAAAAATAAAATCTGCAAACAAGCCTGCGGAAGGCCATGGTGAGTTTCGAACCTAGCTCAATAACACTCCACAATGGGGAGTTGTTGTAATATGGTCGAAAAGTCATTAAATGTTGCTAGCGATGACCGTCTGAAGCGGGAATGTCAACCTGTCGGAGAAAAGGAAGGTCGGGCGAGGAGACCTTAACCCTATGTCGATGTTGAAAGTGTCGTCATATGAACCGAGAAGAAAGCACCGTGGTTGACGACTCTTCCCAAGAACCTAATGGATCGGATCTAGGATACCAACCTTCAAGTGCCTTGCGGCGTCGCCGGAACCAACACTGCTACGACAGGGACAAGGCCGGAGATACTTATTCCACTGCGATGTCACATCCACATCCAATACAAGAATGCCAAAGAATAACAAATTGGACCAAGATTATCCATGAGTGAATATCCATGGCCTCCCTGACTCTCAGAGTCGAAATCAGCCGCCGGAGGTGAGGAAGACCATCTGACGAGGACAAGGACCGTATGGTGGGTAGGGTTTTTCATTCTAGAGTCGAGAGGGGTGGCAGGGGGGCATGTTTTCTACCCCTAATTTGCTCTTGCCGTTTAAGTAGAACAAAATCTCATTCTTGAACGTTGTGTACTAAATAAGAATGCTAGGTTGAACCTCGAGTCGTATAGCTGACCCTGATTGATCGAAGAGGCTACTAGTAATTTTGTAACTGCACTGCACGAGGCAGGCACATAATTAATTAGGCCCAGTTTAATAGAACTTCTAGGTTCAGCATTCCACCAGTACTGCTCCCTAATCGATGTTGGCACGGCACGTGCGGAACAGATTGCCACAGAGTACTTGGAGAACAAACAAGACAATACTTTTCAGGGATGCTGTCTCGTCAGAAACAAAGCAAGCAGTAAAATCCAGTCGCCGGAATCTCCAAAcagaggaaaagaaaactaaacgCCTTGTTTTTACTGCCATCGGAATCTCTCTGAATCTAGTAGCAGCAGCTGCAGTACGTGTAGGACGAAGCAAACTGGCAAAGTAAACACCGATCGGGCTCTCGTACGCCACACATTCATGATTTCAGAGGAACAATTATGGGCACATTCCAGAGCATATGTCTGGATAGCTAGCCGCTAGGTTGGGTACTAGTAAGTGCTACTGTGACAGTGTACTTGATTTTGCTGTTGGTTAGATGTACCTTCTATATCACTACGCCAAATGACGATCACACTAGCTAGCGGCTACCTAGTCACATGCACTTACTTAAGAACCTACTCCGTACTTGATTTTTCATCTGTATGAAACTCCAATTTGATAGGCTTGGTTGATGTGGACTGGGCACTGGCAGGTGCATATATTGATATATGCATTTGGGAACCTACTGATTGGTCTTGCTTAACCACCTCTGCGTAGATTAGTCTGCTGTTAGGCAGGCAGGCAGCAATTCTCTCCCTCGTGGCATCGGCATTCGAGGTATAGCGGTAAATTGTTAGACAGATAAGAAGATCTGTCCATGCTCAATTTGTGTTTCATCAGTGTTTGTGTTTCTATCGCTACTCGGCTTTTGTCTATCGGCAGATGTGGTATCATGGCAATGGTGGCATCCATTTTGTGCATCAAGTCCTTGCGGGCGTGTGCCTTGTCAAGCTGGATGGCTCTTTGACCGGTGATTGTGTGCCCTCTGAGAGTGCGTTGTTGGTGGTTGGGCCACACCCGATCATCTAATCGCCTCCCCCTCTTCCCCCTTCTCTCATTTTAACCTCGATGGGTGTCTCTCTCCCCGACGTGTATCCTATTTGCTCTCTCGCCGTACCCCCTTCAACTCTCTTCACCGCACTTCACCACACCTCGATGGGACGAGGGAGCCGATGACCATCTAATTAAAAGGCGAGACAGTGGGCAAGTCTAGAGTGGGAGGCACCGACCAATCAACTTAGGTGTGTGGTGTTTGTGTGTGTCGGGTTTGTGTGTGGAGGGAGGTGGGGGTGCGGTGAGGCGGTCTGCTAGCGCTGGAGAAAAATCTAGAGATGTAAGTGGGATCCCGCCTAACAGGGGCGGAGCCAGAATCAACCCAAGCATGGTGCTAATACTTGCTTAGTGATCCTAGTAACCTAGGTTTTTCATATTTATAGTGTTGAAATTTAAGGTATCATCTCTGCAGTTCAGCTGCTAGGATGGTGCTACATCACCGGTAGCACCATGCCTAGCTCTGCCCCTGCTGCCTAAATCTCACTTATAGTTCATTTTGGAATTTCTTGGACAAAATTTGCTCTCAAACTTCGCATGAAAATCTAAAATGAACTACAACTGAAATTTAGACGAGATACCACTTGACACCTTAGATGGTGGACCACTAGAGAAGGTGACTTGAGGAGGCCGAGGGGGCATGGTTGCAACGCGGGCCTCCGGGGTGGAGGTCAGTCGGTTCTGACGACATCGGTTTTCGGGGGCGGTGGATAAAAAGTAGGTTGTGTGGCGCCGAAGCTAGGGAAGAAGGAGGGTAGGGTTAGAGTTTGGGGGCCTTCGACGCCTTTGTCGGGTAGCTTTCAGAAGTGATCGCATCCGTGGATGACCCCCAACTAGCACTGCCCCTTGATAAACATTGTAACCGTTTGATCTCTTGAGGCCTACGCTGGTGACTCCAATACTCCTTTGACCATTGTGAATAAGGGTCAAGTATTACAAGGCCATGCAGCACGAGAACGCATGGTAGGCTACATGCATGGACATTTACATGGGTGGGGTACTTCTATGGACTATGGGAACCTTCCTTCAATTCCTCTGACTGGCAATGATTGAGAACTAATATTGCCACTTGGCAAAGGTAATAGATATGGATTCTGGTCTCAGTTTGTTTTGGTCACAGGTAGCTGTCGCCGTAAGGTACATGCATGCTTCCGGCATCTCATCTTAGCCTTTCGATCGACCTGCCTAAAAAGGTTGTTTAATCACTAACCGTCCAAAAACAAAATCCAGAACGATTAAGCATGCACAGCATACGGCATTGCATTGTTACGCATTTATTATTTGGCGTTAGCGCGAGAGGTGTGGAAGCTATCGAGCAATTATATATCACATCTTGATCGAAAACTACTCTCCTGCAGTGTAGGGAAATGAAACGAGCGATGACGGCCGGATTGCTCATTTGATTGAGATTTATAGCAGGTAGAGGTAGCCAATTAGCCATGTGTCGGTGAGGATCGTCGGCAGAAAGTTATGCAAGAGTGAGAGCGAGTCCTTTTATTCGGTGATCGAGTTCGCGGGCTGCACAAGAATAGTCGTGGAAAGATTCTGCTTCCTGCTTCCTGCTTTCACAATAACAATCAAATGGTGTATTGAATAGATTTACTAGTAAAAAAAATTAAAAGTCCAACCTAATGAAAAGACCTAAATTATAGATTTTTAACACACACCCACGCGTCAAGGTTGGACATACATGGAGATCGTAGCTA
It includes:
- the LOC127315560 gene encoding protein RGF1 INDUCIBLE TRANSCRIPTION FACTOR 1: MMMRRVAPPEAADESAAAGSGSAGGVPGWLEALLGTRFFLACAAHPGSPRNETNMFCIDCRATPAAFCYYCRSHRHASHRVIQIRRSSYHDVVRVTEVEDVLDIAGVQTYVINSARVLFLNERPQPRGAGAAAGKAAASPYNCEICGRALLDPFRFCSLGCKLVDTKMHGHEAATGNAGVGVSGGDGGEAEAGGSKHGARPQGRRRKGTPHRAPFGS